The following proteins are encoded in a genomic region of Solea senegalensis isolate Sse05_10M linkage group LG5, IFAPA_SoseM_1, whole genome shotgun sequence:
- the kazald3 gene encoding kazal-type serine peptidase inhibitor domain 3, with the protein MLFGVERSPQTGETMPGMRGLILLGVCLTLHTCRAIPNQLPDLGTDPHGFPSLTDPLLEYDQLDEELGGGGRRNWTGGEEGCRPCELDLCPETRGCRAGLVLDSCGCCQECGNLEGQACDLGDRGFFYGLCGTGLRCQTDPRPSGGGGGGEEDEEEEEDEVVCVCEEQEPVCGGDGTTYMNMCQFREVAFFKPELKIRGKGPCKTVPIIKVPPQSQVNGTGSSLVFLCEVFAFPMALVEWRKEGQDVILPGDDPHISVQSRGGPLKFELSSWLQIEGAEPGDAGTYRCIARNNLGSVSASAVLGVLGAEELSSYLANRVSVMEQLMDATDYDHDSY; encoded by the exons ATGCTGTTCGGAGTGGAGCGGAGCCCACAAACTGGGGAAACCATGCCGGGTATGAGAGGACTTATTCTCCTCGGTGTTTGTCTGACCCTCCACACATGCCGGGCCATCCCGAACCAGCTGCCCGACCTCGGCACAGACCCGCACGGGTTTCCCTCCCTCACCGACCCGCTGCTGGAGTACGACCAGCTGGACGAGGAGTTGGGAGGCGGAGGGAGACGGAATTGGACCGGCGGGGAGGAAGGATGTAGGCCGTGTGAGCTGGACCTCTGCCCGGAGACCCGCGGCTGCCGGGCTGGTCTGGTGCTGGACTCATGCGGCTGCTGTCAGGAGTGCGGAAACCTGGAGGGCCAGGCCTGTGACTTGGGAGACCGGGGCTTCTTTTACGGGCTCTGCGGGACCGGGCTGCGATGTCAGACGGACCCGCGGCCctcaggtggaggtggaggaggagaggaggatgaagaggaggaggaggacgaggtggtgtgtgtgtgtgaggaacagGAGCCTGTGTGTGGAGGTGATGGAACCACATACATGAACATGTGTCAGTTCAGAGAGGTTGCGTTCTTCAAACCTGAACTCAAGATCAGAGGGAAGGGACCTTGTAAAACag TCCCCATCATTAAGGTCCCTCCTCAGAGTCAGGTGAATGGGACAGGAAGTAGCCTGGTGTTCCTCTGCGAGGTCTTTGCTTTTCCCATGGCGCTGGTGGAGTGGAGGAAGGAGGGACAAGACGTCATCCTGCCTGGGGATGACCCCCATATCTCTGTCCAG TCTCGGGGCGGGCCTCTGAAATTTGAGCTCTCCAGTTGGCTGCAGAttgagggggcggagccaggAGATGCTGGGACATACCGCTGCATTGCTCGTAACAACCTGGGATCTGTCTCCGCCTCTGCTGTACTGGGAGTACTGGGAGCAG aGGAACTCTCGTCCTACCTGGCTAACAGAGTTTCAGTGATGGAGCAGCTGATGGATGCCACAGACTATGACCATGACTCCTACTGA